From a region of the Triticum aestivum cultivar Chinese Spring chromosome 7D, IWGSC CS RefSeq v2.1, whole genome shotgun sequence genome:
- the LOC123169274 gene encoding 40S ribosomal protein S14-like, with protein MSSKRKTREPKEENVTLGPAVSEGEHVFGVAHIFASFNDTFIHVIDLSGRETLVRITGGMKVKADCDESSPYAAMLASQDVATRCKELGITALHIKLRATGGNKTKTPGPGAQSALRALARSGMKIGRIEDVTLVPTDSTRRKGGRRGRRL; from the exons ATG TCGTCGAAGAGGAAGACCAGGGAGCCCAAGGAGGAGAATGTCACCCTTGGACCGGCTGTCAGTGAGGGAGAGCATGTCTTCGGTGTTGCTCACATCTTTGCATCCTTCAATGACACCTTCATT CATGTGATTGACTTGTCTGGGAGAGAAACCCTTGTTCGGATCACGG GTGGCATGAAGGTCAAGGCTGATTGTGATGAGTCTTCACCCTATGCTGCTATGCTTGCATCTCAGGATGTTGCTACCCGTTGCAAG GAGCTTGGTATCACCGCGCTGCACATTAAGCTCCGTGCCACTGGAGGCAACAAGACCAAGACACCAGGACCTGGAGCTCAGTCTGCTCTCAGGGCTCTTGCTCGTTCTGGGATGAAAATTGGGCGCATTG AGGACGTGACTCTAGTTCCCACTGACAGCACCCGTCGgaagggaggaaggaggggaaggaggcTGTAG